A region of uncultured Anaeromusa sp. DNA encodes the following proteins:
- a CDS encoding FAD-linked oxidase C-terminal domain-containing protein codes for MIAKEVKEKLRAVVGAEHCIEATHECFGYSYDSSFIPMSPQNIPTLVLRPGSTEDVAKIMTIANEYGIPVTPRGTASGRTGGSIPAAQGISLAMDRLTNILELDERNMMVTVEPGVRTIDVYNACAQKGLFFPPDPASWKYSTLGGNVGENAGGMRAVKYGVTSNYVMGLEVVLADGSVIHTGGKAIKNVTGYNLTQLFTGSEGTLGVITKILLRLIPMPKKRNTLQLMFPTLDNACNTIHSMLSSGVVPAAAELMDKISIQAVAKHRHLDIKAEIGACVVLEIDGETDADLDKQARQIEAIAQKHEVLEVRVASSQEEVDDIWSIRRGLSSAIGAAAPNRFGEDISVPRDAFPEVVRLIRQIGKKYNLTIAVYGHAGDGNVHPSVLCDLAKEGEEERVHQAINEIFDAALAVGGTLSGEHGIGLTKRPYLKKALGEAGVNTLKLVKQALDPKGILNPGKIWE; via the coding sequence ATGATAGCGAAAGAAGTCAAAGAAAAGCTCCGCGCCGTTGTAGGCGCAGAGCATTGTATTGAGGCCACTCACGAATGTTTTGGATATTCCTACGATTCTTCGTTTATTCCCATGTCGCCGCAAAACATTCCCACCCTGGTCCTGCGCCCCGGCTCTACGGAAGACGTAGCCAAAATCATGACTATTGCCAATGAATACGGCATCCCCGTCACGCCCCGGGGCACCGCAAGCGGCCGCACCGGCGGCAGCATTCCCGCAGCGCAAGGCATCTCTTTGGCAATGGATCGCCTGACCAACATTTTGGAGCTTGACGAGCGAAATATGATGGTCACCGTGGAACCGGGAGTGCGCACCATTGATGTCTACAATGCCTGCGCACAAAAAGGCCTGTTCTTTCCGCCAGATCCGGCCAGTTGGAAATACTCCACTCTCGGCGGCAATGTCGGCGAAAATGCCGGCGGCATGCGGGCTGTAAAATATGGCGTCACCAGCAACTATGTCATGGGCTTGGAAGTCGTCTTGGCAGACGGCAGCGTCATCCACACTGGCGGCAAAGCCATCAAAAATGTAACAGGCTATAACCTCACACAGCTCTTTACCGGCTCGGAGGGAACCTTGGGCGTTATCACCAAGATCCTTCTCCGTCTTATCCCCATGCCCAAAAAGCGCAATACCCTGCAGTTAATGTTTCCCACGCTGGACAACGCCTGCAACACCATTCACAGCATGCTCTCCTCCGGCGTCGTGCCGGCAGCGGCGGAATTAATGGACAAAATCAGCATTCAAGCCGTAGCCAAACACCGCCACCTTGACATCAAGGCGGAAATTGGAGCCTGCGTTGTTTTGGAAATCGACGGCGAAACCGACGCAGACCTCGACAAGCAGGCGCGCCAAATCGAAGCCATCGCGCAAAAGCACGAAGTACTGGAAGTACGCGTAGCCTCTTCTCAAGAGGAAGTCGACGACATTTGGTCTATCCGCCGCGGTCTCAGTTCCGCCATCGGCGCCGCTGCGCCCAACCGCTTTGGGGAAGATATTTCCGTACCGCGCGACGCCTTTCCCGAAGTGGTGCGCCTCATCCGCCAAATCGGCAAAAAATACAATTTGACCATTGCCGTCTATGGCCATGCCGGCGACGGCAACGTCCACCCGTCTGTGCTTTGCGATTTAGCGAAAGAAGGAGAGGAGGAACGCGTACATCAAGCCATCAATGAAATTTTTGACGCCGCCCTCGCTGTTGGCGGCACGTTGTCTGGAGAGCACGGCATCGGCCTCACCAAACGCCCGTACCTAAAAAAAGCCCTGGGCGAAGCCGGCGTAAACACCTTAAAGCTGGTCAAGCAAGCTCTTGACCCCAAAGGCATTCTGAACCCGGGAAAAATTTGGGAGTAA
- a CDS encoding LysR family transcriptional regulator, translating into MELRQVEYFCTVGKLNSFTRAAESLHVAQPSITQGIRKLEEEIGVQLFDRRKKKAALTVEGQVFLARMERILDDFRQGVQEIQDYKKLRKGMVKVGVPPMIESELFPEIFSSFRQSHPGLELIAFEETSSLDSAAKLETDELDLAMIILPETSDSLHLLPIMQEQLVLCVPLQHPLREKKAVRFDQLKNENFILLHERAYQHQVVLSKCLRQHFVPNRIFTSNQIKTILGLIANGSGISFLMNMVVKNQPQIGLVPLADPITFDIGLAWKKDKYLSNASQAFVDFIAQRYRVIPEPVVPGE; encoded by the coding sequence ATGGAACTGCGACAAGTTGAGTACTTCTGCACCGTAGGAAAATTGAACAGTTTTACCCGCGCTGCCGAATCCCTGCATGTAGCGCAGCCCTCAATCACCCAAGGCATTCGCAAGTTGGAAGAAGAAATCGGCGTGCAGCTTTTTGACCGACGCAAGAAAAAAGCGGCTTTAACCGTCGAAGGTCAAGTTTTCCTCGCCCGTATGGAGAGGATTTTAGATGATTTTCGCCAAGGAGTGCAGGAAATTCAAGACTACAAAAAACTGCGCAAAGGCATGGTAAAGGTTGGCGTCCCGCCGATGATCGAATCCGAGTTATTTCCTGAAATATTCTCCAGCTTCCGCCAAAGCCATCCCGGCCTTGAACTCATCGCTTTTGAAGAAACCTCTTCTTTAGATTCCGCTGCCAAGTTGGAAACCGACGAACTAGATCTGGCCATGATCATCTTGCCGGAAACATCGGATTCCTTACATCTGCTTCCTATCATGCAAGAACAGCTGGTTCTTTGCGTACCCTTGCAGCATCCGCTGCGCGAAAAAAAAGCAGTCCGTTTTGATCAACTAAAAAATGAAAATTTCATTCTCCTCCATGAGCGGGCCTATCAGCATCAAGTAGTGCTAAGTAAATGCCTGCGCCAACACTTTGTTCCCAACCGCATCTTTACCTCCAACCAAATTAAAACGATTTTAGGATTAATCGCCAACGGCTCTGGCATCTCTTTTTTGATGAACATGGTCGTTAAAAACCAGCCGCAAATCGGCCTTGTTCCGCTGGCTGACCCCATCACTTTTGATATTGGCCTGGCCTGGAAAAAAGACAAATACTTATCCAATGCCTCCCAGGCTTTTGTCGATTTCATCGCCCAACGCTACCGGGTTATACCAGAACCTGTCGTCCCTGGCGAATAA
- a CDS encoding (Fe-S)-binding protein, whose protein sequence is MTLPTNQPSLDEVKHIVQQCDRCGTCLTVCPLFQTKDIESSSARGKNNLARGLLQGVVEPTTAVRKSLDFCLLCRTCVDNCPNKVATDDAMILLRQHFADTTGTPGGKYKALGTLLKTKSLVKFSAGALKAVRTLGLNSLVPHGMAPQEFTRAQYLASFAGPAALGSAKAYAPVQLNAQTRVAYFKSCGLRMMFPDAVAESLRVLGSVSKPLILDNRCCGLPHLAHGQQADFLEMAKENIALFEQADVVVSDCASCSGTLKHLAKHLADDPAWADRAESFSKKVMSFSEYLCVAGYQPRQQLDTTLTFHEPCHLGRGQGVKSQPRQLLKATGKYVEMTGSNTCCGGAGSFHTDYPDIANSILQQKKVHIENSGAQVVVTECPTCLVQLNKLASQSGGKFKAMHISQVI, encoded by the coding sequence ATGACTCTGCCAACGAATCAGCCATCTTTGGACGAAGTAAAACATATAGTACAGCAATGTGACCGCTGCGGCACCTGCCTGACCGTCTGCCCCCTTTTTCAGACGAAAGACATCGAATCGTCCAGCGCCCGCGGTAAAAACAACCTGGCCCGCGGCCTGCTGCAAGGCGTCGTAGAGCCGACGACTGCCGTCAGAAAGTCCCTCGACTTTTGTCTGCTGTGCCGAACCTGCGTCGACAATTGTCCGAACAAAGTAGCCACCGATGACGCTATGATCCTCTTACGGCAGCATTTTGCCGATACCACAGGCACCCCAGGCGGCAAATATAAAGCCCTCGGCACGCTGCTGAAAACCAAGTCGCTCGTCAAATTTTCCGCCGGAGCGTTAAAGGCAGTTCGAACCTTAGGCTTAAACAGCCTCGTTCCTCACGGCATGGCGCCCCAGGAATTCACTCGCGCCCAGTACCTGGCTTCTTTCGCAGGCCCCGCCGCCTTAGGCAGCGCCAAGGCTTACGCTCCGGTGCAATTGAATGCCCAAACGCGAGTTGCTTATTTTAAAAGCTGCGGCCTACGCATGATGTTTCCGGACGCTGTTGCCGAATCGCTGCGCGTACTTGGCTCTGTAAGCAAACCCTTGATCCTCGATAACCGCTGCTGCGGGCTGCCTCATCTCGCTCACGGCCAACAAGCGGACTTCTTGGAAATGGCCAAAGAAAACATTGCTCTTTTTGAGCAAGCGGACGTAGTCGTCAGCGACTGCGCCAGTTGCAGCGGCACCCTCAAACACCTGGCCAAACACTTGGCTGACGACCCTGCCTGGGCAGACCGAGCCGAATCTTTCAGTAAAAAAGTGATGAGTTTCAGCGAATATCTCTGCGTTGCCGGCTATCAACCCCGTCAGCAGCTTGACACGACGTTGACCTTTCACGAACCCTGTCACTTAGGACGCGGCCAAGGCGTAAAAAGCCAGCCCCGGCAGCTGCTAAAAGCAACCGGCAAGTATGTAGAAATGACAGGCTCCAACACCTGCTGCGGCGGCGCAGGTTCTTTCCACACCGATTATCCGGATATCGCCAATTCAATTTTGCAGCAAAAGAAAGTGCATATTGAAAATTCCGGCGCCCAAGTCGTAGTGACGGAATGTCCTACTTGCCTTGTCCAGCTTAATAAGCTCGCCTCCCAAAGCGGCGGCAAATTCAAAGCCATGCACATCAGTCAGGTTATTTGA
- the dcuC gene encoding C4-dicarboxylate transporter DcuC, whose amino-acid sequence MIWIGALIIALPSTAGCAAAVGAILIPTLIKSGVHPAMAAACVMVGTFGSLMSPGLVHNPFIAKLAQMDVMAVIAGHTLPVLVALAVASVTLTVVCHLRHEGPQATAPASAAADAEVQRVNFIKALIPIVPLALLVLGSKQLALLPAVTVPQAMIIGAILGFVVTLGNVQEITKIFFKGMGESYGEIIGIIIAAAVFTEGMQIIGLTGALIEQMKQSQEIARYAATFGPYLLAILSGSGDAAALAFNGAVTPHAMQFGFTISDMGSLATISGALGRTMSPVAGATIICATIANVNPLEIAKRTAPGMFLSLLTVLFLFSNR is encoded by the coding sequence ATGATTTGGATAGGAGCCCTCATTATCGCTTTGCCCAGCACGGCTGGCTGCGCCGCCGCGGTCGGCGCGATATTAATCCCTACCCTAATCAAATCCGGCGTGCATCCTGCCATGGCCGCCGCCTGCGTCATGGTCGGCACCTTCGGCAGCCTCATGAGCCCCGGTCTTGTTCACAATCCTTTTATCGCTAAGCTGGCCCAGATGGATGTGATGGCGGTTATTGCCGGTCATACGCTGCCGGTGCTTGTCGCTCTTGCCGTCGCTTCCGTTACGTTGACCGTTGTTTGCCATCTTCGCCATGAAGGACCGCAGGCAACCGCTCCTGCCAGTGCTGCAGCAGACGCAGAAGTGCAGCGCGTCAATTTTATCAAAGCCTTGATTCCTATCGTTCCCCTTGCTTTATTAGTCTTAGGTAGTAAACAGCTTGCTCTTCTGCCTGCGGTTACCGTGCCGCAAGCCATGATTATCGGAGCCATTCTCGGCTTTGTCGTAACCTTAGGCAACGTTCAGGAAATTACCAAGATCTTTTTTAAAGGCATGGGCGAATCGTATGGAGAAATTATCGGCATCATTATTGCCGCCGCTGTCTTTACCGAAGGCATGCAAATCATTGGCCTGACCGGCGCCTTGATTGAACAAATGAAACAATCTCAAGAGATTGCCAGATACGCCGCCACCTTCGGTCCTTATTTGCTGGCAATTTTAAGCGGCTCCGGCGACGCCGCCGCCCTGGCCTTCAACGGCGCCGTAACGCCCCACGCGATGCAATTTGGCTTCACCATTTCGGATATGGGCTCTTTAGCCACCATCTCCGGCGCTTTGGGACGCACCATGTCGCCAGTAGCCGGGGCAACCATTATCTGTGCAACCATCGCCAACGTAAATCCTCTGGAAATCGCCAAACGCACCGCTCCCGGCATGTTCCTGTCTCTGCTGACAGTCTTATTTCTCTTCTCGAATCGCTAG